A stretch of the Fusarium musae strain F31 chromosome 2, whole genome shotgun sequence genome encodes the following:
- a CDS encoding hypothetical protein (EggNog:ENOG41), whose protein sequence is MASNGNFTQQDQYKEPADQQPTAPTTSAADGSATAAASATNSHSKDEVGWYFVEQFYTTLSKFPEKLHLFYGKRSQFVCGREAEVAKVSVGRPDIQERIKNLDFHDCKVRISNVDSQASFENIVIQVIGETCNNNKAPKKFVQTFVLAQQPSGYFVLNDILRYIDDESDDESAAASEEPAAPATEEPVAAVEPEAPQSVEETKDEAPTLDPEVVDQKLEEVSTSKDSVTLNGDTSEESVTKDPETKPEEPAETADEAAKELAEEDVKEPEKPKDPSPTPVSKPVAPPPAAPEKPAAPPKPMTWASRAAAALPKPVVPLPKTTTPPVSQSRAPAPAAAAAAASAATSQPAAAPAASSTAPATESAGKDAAGWQTAGSDSKRQNRPQSVSGPPADKESTTVYVKFVTDKVQDADLRNALTAFGELKSLDIIRQKNCAFVEFKTPEASKAAVAANPHTINGETIMVESRRNKPGANNAGGRGPVSGRGRGGAEGGRSGGQGPRGNFSGQNRGRGGAPRGRGGAQSHNA, encoded by the exons ATGGCCTCCAACGGTAACTTCACCCAACAGGATCAGTACAAGGAACCTGccgaccaacaaccaacagctcCTACTACCTCTGCTGCCGATGGCTCTGCCACCGCTGCCGCTTCTGCCACCAACAGCCATTCCAAGGATGAGGTTGGCTGGTATTTCGTGGAACAATTCTACACCACCCTAAGCAAGTTTCCTGAGAAGCTTCAC CTTTTCTACGGCAAGCGCTCGCAATTCGTCTGTGGTCGCGAAGCTGAGGTTGCCAAGGTCTCTGTTGGCCGACCG GACATTCAAGAACGCATCAAGAACCTAGACTTCCACGACTGCAAGGTCAGGATATCCAATGTTGACTCCCAGGCTTCCTTTGagaacatcgtcatccaagTGATTGGCGAGACttgcaacaacaacaaagcaCCCAAGAAGTTTGTCCAAACCTTTGTCCTTGCCCAGCAACCCTCCGGCTACTTTGTTCTCAATGATATCCTGCGATATATCGATGATGAGAGCGATGAcgagtctgctgctgcttctgaggaGCCTGCCGCTCCCGCTACGGAGGAACCTGTTGCCGCTGTCGAGCCCGAGGCTCCCCAGTCTGTCGAGGAAACCAAGGATGAGGCCCCTACCCTCGACCCCGAAGTTGTTGATCAGAAGCTTGAAGAGGTTTCCACTTCTAAGGATAGTGTGACCCTCAACGGCGACACCTCCGAGGAGTCTGTGACTAAGGATCCTGAGACGAAGCCCGAGGAGCCCGCCGAGACCGCTGATGAGGCTGCTAAGGAGCTTGCCGAGGAAGACGTGAAGGAGCCCGAGAAGCCTAAGGATCCTAGCCCTACACCCGTTTCCAAGCCTGtcgctcctcctcctgcagcTCCCGAGAAGCCTGCAGCTCCTCCTAAGCCCATGACATGGGCCAGCCGAGCTGCCGCTGCCCTTCCTAAGCCTGTTGTTCCTCTCCCCAAGACTACTACTCCTCCTGTGAGCCAGAGCCGTGCTCCcgctcctgctgctgctgctgctgctgcttctgccGCTACTTCTCAACccgctgctgctcctgctgCCAGCTCTACCGCGCCCGCCACTGAGTCCGCTGGTAAGGATGCGGCTGGATGGCAGACTGCAGGCAGTGACTCTAAGCGACAGAACCGACCTCAGTCTGTTTCCGGACCTCCTGCTGATAAGGAAAGCACCACCGTATACGTCAAGTTCGTCACGGATAAGGTCCAGGACGCAGACCTCAGGAACGCCTTGACTGCTTTTGGCGAGCTGAAGAGCCTTGATATCATACGCCAGAAG AACTGCGCATTCGTTGAGTTCAAGACCCCCGAAGCCTCCAAGGCTGCGGTTGCTGCTAACCCTCACACCATTAACGGCGAGACTATCATGGTCGAGTCCCGTCGCAACAAGCCCGGTGCCAATAACGCTGGTGGCCGAGGCCCCGTTTCTGGACGTGGCCGTGGTGGCGCTGAGGGCGGACGATCTGGTGGCCAGGGCCCCCGAGGCAACTTTTCTGGTCAAAACCGTGGCCGTGGTGGCGCTCCCCGCGGCCGTGGTGGTGCCCAGTCCCATAACGCTTAA